The following are encoded in a window of Chitinophagaceae bacterium genomic DNA:
- a CDS encoding metal-dependent transcriptional regulator, giving the protein MDFTTSEQNYIKRIYHLQQESGLVNTNSLAAEMHTRAASVTDMLKKLKSKKLLQYERYRGFKLNEAGKKAALDVIRKHRLWEYFLAEVLKFDWDKVHPIAEQLEHINSDELIQRLDKFLGNPSFDPHGDPIPDRNGKIPVMNQLSLSGVPVKKQVTVSSVGNQTAQMLEMLRHYKIALGTQLQVIQKFTFDGSLEIKVLKQSSCIISEQVAKNVFVHYDR; this is encoded by the coding sequence ATGGATTTTACCACCAGTGAACAGAATTACATCAAGCGGATTTACCACCTTCAGCAGGAAAGCGGGCTGGTCAACACCAATTCGCTGGCAGCTGAAATGCACACGCGGGCAGCTTCCGTAACCGATATGCTGAAAAAACTGAAATCAAAAAAACTGCTTCAGTATGAACGCTACCGGGGTTTTAAACTAAATGAAGCAGGTAAAAAAGCAGCCCTGGATGTAATACGCAAACACCGGCTCTGGGAATATTTTTTAGCCGAGGTATTGAAATTTGACTGGGATAAAGTACACCCCATTGCCGAACAACTGGAACACATAAACAGCGATGAACTGATACAGCGACTGGATAAATTTTTAGGCAATCCCTCCTTTGATCCGCATGGAGACCCCATCCCCGACCGGAATGGCAAAATACCTGTAATGAACCAGCTCAGCCTTTCGGGTGTTCCGGTCAAAAAACAGGTTACCGTAAGTTCGGTGGGTAATCAAACGGCCCAGATGCTTGAAATGCTCAGGCATTACAAAATTGCGCTTGGTACACAACTGCAGGTGATCCAGAAATTTACGTTTGATGGTTCACTGGAAATAAAGGTTTTGAAACAGTCCTCCTGCATCATCAGTGAACAGGTGGCTAAAAATGTTTTTGTACATTATGACAGGTAA